A region from the Ralstonia pickettii genome encodes:
- the tssB gene encoding type VI secretion system contractile sheath small subunit: MAKKESVQKRLQKVRPPRVQLTYDVEIGDAIETKELPFVVGVVADLSGQSEVQQPKLRDRKFVNIDRDNFDEVMKGVEPRAAFQVPNTLTEDGGRFGVDLKFRSLEDFSPEAVVEQVEPLRKLLEARSKLADLRNKMAGNDKLEDLLSEVLKNTENAKKLGAKQNGGEDA, from the coding sequence ATGGCCAAGAAAGAAAGCGTACAGAAGCGTCTGCAGAAGGTGCGTCCGCCGCGCGTGCAGTTGACGTATGACGTCGAGATCGGCGACGCAATCGAGACGAAGGAACTGCCATTCGTGGTGGGCGTGGTGGCAGACCTGTCGGGCCAATCCGAAGTGCAGCAGCCCAAGCTGCGCGACCGCAAGTTCGTCAACATCGACCGCGACAACTTTGACGAAGTGATGAAGGGCGTAGAGCCGCGCGCAGCGTTCCAGGTGCCGAACACGCTGACGGAAGACGGTGGCCGCTTTGGCGTCGACCTGAAGTTCCGTTCGCTTGAGGACTTCAGCCCCGAAGCCGTTGTCGAGCAGGTCGAGCCGCTGCGCAAGCTGCTCGAAGCGCGCTCCAAGCTGGCTGACCTGCGCAACAAGATGGCCGGTAACGACAAGCTCGAAGACCTGCTGTCGGAAGTGCTGAAGAACACCGAAAACGCGAAGAAGCTGGGCGCCAAGCAAAACGGGGGCGAGGATGCTTGA
- the tssJ gene encoding type VI secretion system lipoprotein TssJ, translated as MLVSASVVALAACSTGASVLAGAANGALEAMGLKSSNVPDAQKPPREVPLKMTAGNNLNAANDRRPVAVVVRLYSLKDPTSFLQAPYDTFIDPAREKQTLGADLVNVREMTLIPGQRYDFTEKVSREATTLGIVALFRSPASQRWKFAFNTEKNEKSGIVIGLHACAMTVTSGTLTTPAGATPLTDLNLLSPAVCGS; from the coding sequence ATGCTGGTAAGCGCGAGCGTGGTCGCGCTGGCCGCCTGCTCCACCGGCGCAAGCGTGCTGGCGGGTGCGGCCAACGGCGCGCTGGAAGCGATGGGGCTCAAATCGTCGAACGTGCCCGATGCGCAAAAGCCGCCGCGTGAAGTGCCGCTCAAGATGACGGCCGGCAACAACCTGAACGCAGCGAACGACCGCCGCCCGGTTGCGGTGGTGGTGCGCCTGTATTCGTTGAAGGACCCGACCAGCTTCCTGCAGGCGCCGTATGACACCTTTATCGACCCGGCGCGCGAGAAACAAACGCTGGGCGCCGACCTTGTCAACGTGCGTGAGATGACGCTGATCCCGGGCCAGCGTTACGACTTCACCGAGAAAGTTTCGCGCGAAGCCACCACGCTGGGCATCGTGGCGCTGTTCCGCAGCCCCGCATCGCAGCGCTGGAAGTTCGCCTTCAACACCGAGAAGAACGAGAAGTCGGGCATCGTGATCGGGCTGCACGCCTGCGCCATGACGGTGACATCCGGCACGCTGACCACCCCGGCTGGCGCCACACCGCTGACCGATCTCAACCTGCTCTCCCCCGCGGTTTGCGGTAGCTGA
- the tssK gene encoding type VI secretion system baseplate subunit TssK, with product MSYSAKILWGEGLFLRPQHFQRQDAYHESRLHATAQVIQPYAWGIRHARFDTDALASGVLRVVELSLFFPDGELYFAPQADALPPPLVLDAVPAGVSELTFHIALYPLQDNGGNYREQIEGASVSRFVGAEEETADLYTEAEPAAITYLKKSVKLIAETEPREQFISLPVVRVRRTGTGGFELDENFVAPSMAINASAVLYQRLRRLLDALQAKVNALYGFHREPTKNIIEFRSGDIASFWLLHTANAAFAALSHLYHHPDLHPERLFQEMLRLAGALMTFTKSYTLADLPAYDHDNPGPVFAKLDTIVRELLDTVISTRYFAIALEETRPSFHLGRIDSGKIDDQTSFYLSVSADMPAAELVEAIPARFKVGAPDDVEKLVLSSMPGVPLTYTPQVPPAIPVRPGACYFAVEARGMLYERMLQAQTLTIYAPAGIRELKLELIAVTS from the coding sequence GTGAGTTACTCCGCAAAGATTCTCTGGGGCGAAGGGCTGTTCCTGCGCCCGCAGCATTTCCAGCGTCAGGACGCGTATCACGAGTCGCGCCTGCATGCGACTGCGCAAGTCATCCAGCCGTATGCATGGGGTATCCGCCATGCACGCTTCGATACCGATGCGCTGGCCAGCGGCGTGCTGCGCGTGGTCGAGCTGTCGCTGTTCTTTCCGGACGGCGAGCTGTACTTCGCGCCGCAGGCCGATGCGCTTCCGCCGCCGCTGGTGCTCGACGCGGTTCCTGCCGGCGTGTCGGAGCTGACGTTCCATATCGCCCTGTATCCGCTGCAAGACAATGGCGGCAATTACCGCGAGCAGATCGAAGGCGCATCGGTATCGCGCTTTGTTGGTGCGGAGGAGGAAACGGCCGACCTCTATACGGAGGCCGAGCCCGCCGCCATCACGTATCTGAAGAAGTCGGTCAAGCTGATTGCCGAGACGGAACCGCGCGAGCAGTTCATCTCCCTGCCCGTGGTGCGCGTGCGGCGCACCGGCACCGGTGGTTTTGAGCTGGACGAGAACTTTGTCGCGCCGAGCATGGCGATCAACGCCTCGGCCGTGCTGTATCAGCGCCTGCGCCGGCTGCTTGATGCACTGCAGGCCAAGGTCAATGCGCTGTACGGTTTCCACCGCGAGCCGACCAAGAACATCATCGAATTCCGCTCCGGCGACATTGCCTCGTTCTGGCTGCTGCATACGGCCAATGCAGCGTTTGCGGCGTTGTCGCACCTGTATCACCACCCGGACCTGCACCCTGAGCGCCTGTTCCAGGAAATGCTGCGCCTGGCGGGCGCCTTGATGACGTTCACCAAGAGCTACACGCTGGCCGACCTGCCCGCCTACGATCACGACAACCCGGGCCCGGTGTTTGCCAAGCTCGACACGATCGTGCGCGAGCTGCTCGATACCGTCATCTCCACGCGCTACTTTGCGATTGCGCTGGAAGAGACGCGCCCGTCGTTCCACCTCGGCCGCATCGACTCCGGCAAGATCGACGACCAGACCAGCTTCTACCTGTCGGTGTCGGCAGACATGCCCGCCGCCGAACTGGTGGAAGCCATTCCGGCGCGCTTCAAGGTCGGCGCCCCCGACGACGTCGAAAAGCTCGTGCTGTCGTCCATGCCTGGCGTGCCGCTCACCTATACGCCGCAGGTGCCGCCCGCCATTCCGGTGCGCCCGGGCGCGTGCTACTTCGCCGTGGAAGCGCGCGGCATGCTGTACGAACGCATGCTGCAGGCGCAGACCCTCACCATCTATGCCCCGGCCGGCATCCGGGAACTCAAACTTGAACTGATCGCGGTGACTTCATGA
- the icmH gene encoding type IVB secretion system protein IcmH/DotU has translation MSATSTPSLFGGSAPATAAADARESNTHARTLLDLLYDGFFMLFQLRNGQQPTSAEDFLSRVRAFLDDFDRGAKRLNVSAEDVFDAKYAFCAAVDETILSSNFAIRPAWERRPLQLVLFGEQLAGETFFVKLEELRAHGAPRLQALEVFHMCLLLGFRGKYILEGPEKLAYLTARLGDEISAIKGKRAAFAPHWPLPDKVAHMLKRETPLWIFGAVFALIGLLGFLGLSHTLNAKTNETLEGYSQVIKLGPRFSHLTISLP, from the coding sequence ATGAGCGCTACCTCCACCCCTTCGCTGTTTGGCGGTTCGGCACCGGCAACCGCTGCGGCGGATGCACGTGAATCCAACACGCACGCCCGCACGCTGCTCGACTTGCTGTACGACGGTTTCTTCATGCTGTTCCAGTTGCGCAATGGCCAGCAGCCGACCAGCGCAGAAGATTTCCTCTCGCGCGTACGCGCCTTCCTCGACGATTTCGACCGCGGCGCCAAGCGCCTGAACGTGTCGGCTGAAGACGTGTTCGACGCCAAGTACGCCTTCTGCGCCGCGGTGGACGAAACCATCCTGTCGTCCAACTTTGCGATCCGCCCGGCCTGGGAGCGCCGCCCGCTGCAGCTCGTCCTGTTTGGCGAACAGCTCGCCGGCGAGACCTTCTTCGTCAAGCTCGAAGAACTGCGTGCGCACGGTGCACCGCGCCTGCAGGCGCTGGAGGTCTTCCACATGTGCCTGCTGCTGGGCTTTCGCGGCAAGTACATCCTCGAAGGGCCTGAGAAACTCGCTTACCTCACCGCACGCCTGGGCGACGAGATTTCTGCCATCAAGGGCAAGCGTGCCGCGTTTGCACCGCACTGGCCGCTGCCCGACAAGGTCGCGCACATGCTCAAGCGCGAAACGCCGCTGTGGATTTTCGGCGCCGTGTTTGCGCTGATCGGGCTGCTGGGCTTCCTCGGGCTGTCCCACACGCTGAACGCCAAGACCAACGAAACGCTGGAAGGCTATTCGCAGGTCATCAAGCTCGGGCCGCGCTTCTCGCACCTGACGATTTCGCTGCCGTGA
- a CDS encoding type VI secretion system Vgr family protein — MKPLSNLPAAVPQAVLGALLGQQTRQITLETALASDNLVVERFTATEAVSASFVLHIDCLSPSAHLDTAKLASQEVTLRLVQADGKRRAWHGYVADCTSLGGDGGLARYRLRVVPWLDRLRTRSDCFVYQDKTALEIIEDVFSEYPTAHYKIATTQPCAKRSICCQYRETDYAFVMRLLAEEGLSFRIEHEQSDDKQQQGSTQSRHTVVIFDNDAQRPACPQPQIRFHRVDATESEDAIERFSHAHSVGTNAVTLASWDYKALAATSAQASASDPGGELPTLERFEASGSYQYSNAQEASRAAQLRMQAHEGAYLRYEGHGSVRQLGAGQRFTLTQHFDSKHSEFVTLQVEHEAANNLGADIARLLSTTEIESGSYRNLFVAVPAEAPIVPPYRRRPTAPEGQAAVVIADDGAPLTTDRDHRVRVRFPWLRAPEVNAFSDPSNNDRSQVTAWVRVASASAGPNWGGNHLPRAGTQVLLTFIDGDIDRPMIAMQLHNTQDALPWAPADAPLGQALSGWHSQGLGGDGYNQWVVDDHPGQLRTRLASSTANSQLNLGYVTSHGATGGDRGTWRGTGAELRTDAWAVVRAGGGLLLSTTARAQAVGTLLDAHEARGQLTAAQKTAQRLSDAAASQQALPLAANEAFEPIDKALDPAQDGKYPSNVNGQDSQQPVDKFGQPLLVTESPSSIALASEATTTVYAGRHLHGTAQADWHLAAGNVIAAAAAKGVSLFAQRNGIRAIAEGGPVSIQAHTDALAVLADKAVTVTSSADSVEILAQQNIVLHGGDSLIRLEGNAVTFETSGLLSVKGAGHPFEGPGGQATALPALPVGTATLSNAIELNYQYDDLEPVQGAPYKIVFSDNTVREGKLDKQGFAREKGTPNLPYYVEFGEDERPWKAPPLESSDEYKKVQPEAQRQIEMERQARIAAGDTRAAEDVQQ; from the coding sequence ATGAAGCCTTTGTCCAACCTGCCGGCCGCCGTGCCACAAGCCGTCCTGGGCGCGCTGCTCGGGCAGCAGACCCGCCAGATCACGCTGGAGACGGCGCTTGCTTCCGACAACCTCGTCGTGGAGCGCTTTACCGCCACCGAGGCGGTGTCGGCCTCTTTCGTCCTGCATATCGATTGCCTGAGCCCGTCGGCGCATCTGGACACGGCGAAGCTGGCTTCGCAGGAAGTCACGCTGCGCCTGGTGCAAGCCGACGGCAAGCGACGCGCGTGGCACGGTTACGTGGCCGATTGCACGTCGCTTGGCGGTGACGGCGGCCTCGCACGCTACCGGCTGCGCGTCGTGCCTTGGCTTGACCGCCTGCGCACACGCAGCGACTGCTTCGTCTACCAGGACAAGACCGCGCTCGAGATCATCGAAGACGTCTTCAGCGAATACCCCACCGCGCATTACAAGATTGCGACCACGCAGCCGTGCGCCAAACGATCGATCTGCTGCCAATACCGCGAAACCGACTACGCGTTCGTGATGCGCCTGCTGGCCGAGGAAGGCCTGTCGTTCCGCATCGAGCACGAGCAAAGCGACGACAAGCAACAGCAAGGCAGCACGCAGTCGCGTCACACCGTCGTCATCTTCGACAACGATGCGCAACGTCCGGCTTGCCCGCAGCCGCAGATCCGCTTCCATCGCGTTGACGCCACCGAAAGCGAAGACGCGATCGAGCGTTTCTCGCACGCGCACAGCGTGGGCACCAATGCAGTGACGCTCGCTTCGTGGGACTACAAGGCACTGGCTGCGACCAGCGCCCAAGCCAGCGCCAGCGACCCCGGCGGCGAGCTGCCCACGCTGGAACGCTTTGAAGCCTCGGGCTCGTATCAATATTCGAATGCGCAAGAAGCCAGCCGCGCAGCACAACTGCGCATGCAGGCACACGAAGGCGCGTACCTGCGCTACGAAGGCCACGGCAGCGTGCGCCAATTGGGCGCCGGCCAGCGCTTCACGCTCACGCAGCATTTCGACAGCAAGCACAGCGAGTTCGTCACGCTGCAGGTGGAACACGAAGCCGCCAACAACCTCGGCGCCGACATCGCACGCTTGCTCTCCACCACCGAGATCGAATCGGGCAGCTACCGCAATCTTTTCGTCGCCGTACCGGCCGAGGCGCCCATCGTACCGCCCTATCGACGCCGCCCAACGGCGCCTGAAGGCCAGGCTGCCGTGGTCATTGCCGACGACGGCGCGCCGCTCACAACCGACCGCGACCATCGCGTGCGCGTGCGTTTCCCATGGCTGCGCGCGCCGGAGGTCAATGCATTTTCCGATCCGTCCAACAACGACCGCTCGCAAGTCACCGCCTGGGTGCGCGTGGCCAGTGCCAGCGCGGGCCCGAACTGGGGCGGCAATCACTTGCCGCGCGCAGGCACGCAGGTCCTGCTGACGTTCATCGACGGCGACATCGACCGGCCGATGATCGCCATGCAGTTGCACAACACGCAGGACGCCCTGCCCTGGGCCCCTGCCGATGCGCCGCTCGGGCAAGCCCTGTCCGGCTGGCACTCGCAGGGCCTCGGCGGCGACGGCTACAACCAGTGGGTCGTCGACGATCATCCTGGCCAGTTGCGCACGCGCCTGGCAAGCTCCACCGCCAACAGCCAGCTCAATCTCGGCTATGTCACCTCGCACGGCGCCACGGGCGGAGACCGCGGCACGTGGCGCGGCACCGGCGCCGAACTGCGCACCGATGCCTGGGCGGTGGTCCGCGCTGGCGGAGGCCTGCTGCTTTCGACTACCGCGCGTGCGCAAGCCGTCGGCACGCTGCTCGACGCCCATGAAGCGCGCGGGCAGCTCACCGCCGCGCAGAAGACTGCACAGCGCTTGTCGGATGCCGCAGCGAGCCAGCAAGCGCTGCCCTTGGCGGCCAACGAAGCGTTCGAGCCGATCGACAAGGCGCTCGACCCTGCGCAGGACGGCAAGTACCCCAGCAACGTCAATGGCCAGGATTCACAGCAGCCCGTCGATAAATTCGGCCAGCCGCTGCTGGTGACCGAATCGCCCTCCAGCATCGCGCTCGCCTCGGAGGCCACCACCACCGTCTACGCGGGGCGGCACTTGCACGGCACCGCGCAGGCCGACTGGCACCTCGCCGCTGGCAACGTCATCGCCGCCGCGGCTGCAAAAGGCGTGAGCCTGTTCGCCCAGCGCAACGGCATCCGCGCCATTGCCGAAGGCGGGCCGGTGTCGATCCAGGCGCATACCGATGCGTTGGCCGTACTGGCAGACAAGGCCGTTACCGTTACCTCGTCGGCCGATTCGGTCGAGATCCTCGCGCAACAGAACATCGTGCTGCATGGCGGGGATTCATTGATCCGGCTGGAAGGGAATGCGGTGACGTTTGAGACGTCGGGGTTGCTGTCGGTGAAGGGGGCTGGGCATCCGTTTGAGGGGCCGGGGGGGCAGGCGACGGCTTTGCCGGCGTTGCCGGTGGGAACGGCCACACTGTCCAATGCAATCGAACTGAATTACCAGTACGACGATCTGGAGCCTGTGCAAGGCGCTCCATACAAGATTGTGTTCAGCGACAACACCGTACGTGAGGGCAAACTCGATAAGCAAGGTTTCGCGCGCGAAAAGGGCACGCCGAACCTGCCTTATTACGTCGAATTTGGCGAGGATGAACGGCCGTGGAAGGCACCGCCCCTAGAGTCGTCAGACGAATACAAGAAGGTGCAGCCTGAAGCTCAGCGACAAATTGAGATGGAGAGACAAGCGCGCATTGCTGCCGGTGATACGCGAGCAGCAGAGGATGTCCAACAATGA
- a CDS encoding PoNe immunity protein domain-containing protein yields the protein MAKQNTPSLLPNDGDDLHAKRRQQFLYGALYKNVRAELEESIKVRSHSVRHRDLDPYYRVAAQQGVYSNTFWLWMTEYTAGEDLDTLAQSFSTVVDEFVHWNELNVPFRLYLKEKYKEEGDTDLRVCAVDFNNQIEYENALQLISIAIMIRDGRSIKRIIAAMYSNRYLDALYEQLILDYVNDPQEDMEEVLFDKPYATLIEAYFQESHEAAIPHVQSYLKQWYRYQDGARWYDAHKKIQEDMAFYYGYWAFEAGATCFLLGLDDSTIDHMVYPKDLVAYGRKLREEDRVTSDFNTPLGLDGYPLSRLRCEAGEPCPQAGWWLTPAKANSRRHFKAGEVMPSFEGSSYGATIWQWDIDQSGQH from the coding sequence ATGGCAAAACAGAACACTCCTTCCCTTCTTCCTAATGACGGGGATGACCTCCACGCAAAGCGACGTCAGCAGTTCCTATACGGCGCCTTGTACAAGAATGTTCGCGCGGAGTTGGAGGAGAGCATTAAGGTACGCAGCCACAGCGTGCGCCATCGAGATCTCGACCCTTACTACCGCGTCGCAGCCCAGCAGGGGGTCTACTCAAACACGTTCTGGCTATGGATGACGGAATACACAGCAGGCGAAGATCTTGACACGCTGGCGCAAAGCTTCTCCACGGTCGTGGATGAATTCGTTCACTGGAATGAGTTGAATGTTCCTTTTCGCCTTTACCTCAAAGAGAAGTACAAGGAGGAGGGAGACACTGATCTGAGAGTCTGCGCAGTCGACTTCAACAACCAGATCGAATACGAGAACGCGCTGCAGCTGATCAGCATTGCCATCATGATCCGCGATGGTCGGTCCATTAAACGGATCATTGCCGCCATGTACAGCAACCGCTATCTGGATGCGCTATACGAGCAGCTCATCCTCGATTACGTCAACGACCCTCAGGAGGACATGGAAGAAGTCCTATTTGATAAGCCTTATGCAACGCTGATCGAGGCCTACTTCCAGGAAAGCCACGAGGCCGCGATTCCACACGTTCAGTCCTACCTGAAACAATGGTATCGATATCAAGACGGCGCCCGCTGGTACGACGCGCACAAGAAGATCCAGGAGGACATGGCGTTCTACTACGGCTATTGGGCTTTCGAGGCCGGCGCTACCTGCTTCCTACTGGGACTCGACGACAGCACCATCGACCACATGGTCTATCCAAAAGACCTCGTGGCCTATGGCAGGAAGCTGCGCGAAGAAGATCGAGTCACCAGCGATTTCAACACACCACTAGGCCTAGATGGCTACCCTCTTAGCCGTCTGCGATGCGAAGCGGGTGAGCCTTGTCCGCAAGCAGGTTGGTGGTTGACGCCGGCAAAAGCCAATAGCCGCCGGCATTTCAAGGCGGGCGAAGTCATGCCCTCGTTTGAGGGGAGCAGCTACGGCGCAACGATCTGGCAGTGGGATATCGACCAATCTGGCCAGCATTGA
- a CDS encoding Imm71 family immunity protein — MSTNQVTQGGVTLPTEHERKQIFYWLKQISSFTAWNRIFGFYQAWAQATEECARRATEPTGPAADYRLILNGLAHCEEAVLRLKKGDKRIFKFDANGELAMADRLPTYWEKMLFRMEDGETLQRDESNTPGWTQFHQTFVNLCAAWGECAPDILEPRYLDTETHTFCNDYLRAKLNQMVFPNPLPDVPDPKEDVLVYSGKMTPYSGIWEPVDAPKPKLFSLFRNDEQPKGSFPIVGTMSYLHGGSNAPNMAAYAEERGLPTTWRLLWRDTRYEDGTIPNEERDYVFLKPESAQ; from the coding sequence ATGAGCACGAACCAAGTCACGCAAGGCGGCGTTACGCTGCCGACTGAGCACGAGCGCAAGCAGATCTTCTACTGGCTCAAGCAGATCAGTTCATTTACAGCATGGAACCGTATCTTCGGTTTCTATCAGGCTTGGGCTCAAGCGACAGAAGAGTGTGCCCGACGGGCCACAGAACCGACGGGGCCTGCTGCAGATTACAGACTCATTCTCAACGGCTTAGCGCATTGCGAAGAGGCGGTGCTTCGCCTCAAGAAAGGCGACAAACGCATCTTTAAATTTGATGCTAATGGCGAGCTGGCCATGGCCGACCGTTTACCCACGTATTGGGAGAAGATGCTATTCCGCATGGAGGACGGGGAAACACTGCAACGCGATGAAAGCAATACCCCTGGCTGGACTCAGTTTCATCAAACATTCGTGAACCTGTGTGCGGCTTGGGGCGAGTGCGCCCCCGACATTCTTGAGCCTCGCTATCTCGATACGGAAACCCACACATTCTGCAACGATTACCTCAGGGCGAAACTCAATCAGATGGTGTTTCCGAATCCCCTGCCTGATGTGCCGGACCCCAAAGAGGACGTGCTGGTCTACAGCGGAAAGATGACGCCCTATTCGGGTATTTGGGAACCCGTCGATGCCCCCAAGCCCAAATTGTTCAGCTTGTTCCGAAACGACGAACAGCCCAAAGGGTCGTTTCCCATCGTCGGCACAATGAGCTATCTGCACGGCGGCTCAAATGCCCCCAACATGGCCGCCTACGCAGAAGAACGCGGTTTGCCGACCACGTGGCGCCTTCTTTGGCGCGATACCCGCTACGAGGATGGCACCATCCCCAACGAGGAGCGGGATTACGTCTTCCTGAAGCCAGAGTCAGCACAATAA